In Arachis hypogaea cultivar Tifrunner chromosome 2, arahy.Tifrunner.gnm2.J5K5, whole genome shotgun sequence, a genomic segment contains:
- the LOC140176556 gene encoding uncharacterized protein, giving the protein MTDDELKNLCLIEIEKILNSNARSLKDYQSMSYPEMSDIRLFQNKLIEEGLAYDTNELTHTNLYTEQKITHEQRLVFDEILNAIITDSCGFYFVYGHGGCGKTFIWNGFSSAIRSKGKIVLNVAFNEIASLLLPGGRTAHSRFSIPITITDESTCNIKHGSLKAELLIKNSLIIWDEAPMLNKMYFEALDRTLKDLMSVTDQHKTH; this is encoded by the coding sequence ATGACTGATGACGAATTGAAAAATCTCTGCCTTATTGAGATTGAGAAAATACTCAACAGCAATGCGAGATCTTTAAAAGACTATCAATCAATGTCATATCCTGAGATGTCTGATATTCGCCTTTTTCAGAATAAGCTAATAGaggaggggttagcatatgacacaAATGAGTTGACTCATACAAACTTATATACAGAACAAAAGATAACTCATGAGCAAAGGTTAGTATTTGATGAGATACTCAATGCTATTATTACAGACTCTTGTGGTTTTTACTTTGTTTATGGTCATGGTGGGTGTGGTAAGACATTTATTTGGAATGGATTTTCTTCTGCTATTCGGTCTAAAGGAAAGATTGTTTTAAATGTCGCATTCAATGAAATTGCTTCTTTACTCCTACCTGGTGGCAGAACGGCTCATTCTAGATTTTCAATACCCATTACAATTACTGATGAATCTACTTGCAACATCAAGCATGGCAGTTTGAAGGCTGAGCTGCTCATCAAAAATAGCTTAATAATTTGGGATGAAGCTCCAATGCTCAATAAAATGTACtttgaagcacttgatcggaCGCTCAAGGATCTTATGTCAGTTACTGATCAACATAAGACACATTAA